The following coding sequences are from one Lipingzhangella halophila window:
- a CDS encoding MFS transporter, whose translation MNVQLAKTATAPSSPRLTLLVVAFAAFLTMLDNTIVTVALPSIRAELGLSLTALEWVATGYILTFSSVLLTGGRLADVFGRRVVFLAGFAVFSAASLAAGLAGDAVTLVAARMVQGLGAGLLLPATLAILSTGRDERQRSLGVAVWMAVAAGALALGPVLGGVLSQHAHWSWIFLINVPVGVAAIAVGRVAIPESRAEGEERLDLPGLVTSSTALAALTFALVHVPDVGWAAPRTLLALVVAGAASAAFVAVERRAPFPMVVPSLFVHRVFSGGVASQVLWGLGVNGVFFFTAIFLQDVMGFSPTGAGLAFLPLAALIIAVAPCAPALARRFGANVVVASGLVLVAVGIAGVTLLQPHHGYHELVPVMMTIGVGSALTTPLGDAVLGAMPERYAGVASGVFSVSREVSGIFGIAAVGVLVTAGRDSALAAGHSPAEAFMHGYSTGLFTAAALVAAGAVLSLWALPRRGR comes from the coding sequence ATGAACGTACAACTGGCGAAGACCGCGACCGCGCCGTCGTCGCCGCGCCTGACTCTGCTCGTGGTGGCATTCGCGGCCTTTCTGACCATGCTGGACAACACGATCGTCACCGTCGCCCTGCCGTCCATTCGGGCGGAGCTGGGCCTGTCTCTGACAGCGCTGGAATGGGTGGCCACCGGCTACATCCTCACTTTCTCCAGCGTGCTGCTCACCGGCGGCCGGCTGGCCGATGTCTTCGGCCGGCGCGTGGTCTTTCTCGCCGGGTTCGCCGTGTTCTCGGCCGCGTCCCTGGCCGCCGGGTTGGCCGGTGACGCCGTGACGCTCGTGGCCGCGCGCATGGTCCAAGGGTTGGGTGCCGGCCTGTTGCTGCCCGCGACCCTGGCGATCCTGTCCACTGGACGGGATGAGCGCCAACGGTCGCTGGGCGTGGCTGTGTGGATGGCCGTGGCGGCGGGCGCCCTGGCGCTGGGACCGGTGCTCGGGGGCGTGCTCAGCCAGCACGCCCACTGGAGCTGGATCTTTCTGATCAACGTCCCCGTGGGCGTGGCGGCGATCGCGGTCGGTCGGGTGGCCATCCCGGAGTCGCGGGCCGAGGGCGAGGAACGGTTGGACCTTCCCGGCCTGGTGACGTCCTCGACCGCGCTGGCGGCCCTCACCTTCGCTCTGGTGCACGTGCCCGATGTCGGGTGGGCGGCACCGCGGACCCTGCTAGCACTGGTGGTGGCCGGTGCCGCCTCCGCGGCGTTCGTCGCCGTCGAGCGCCGGGCACCGTTCCCGATGGTCGTGCCCTCGCTGTTCGTCCACCGCGTGTTCAGCGGGGGTGTCGCCTCCCAGGTCCTGTGGGGGCTCGGGGTGAACGGTGTCTTCTTCTTTACCGCGATCTTCCTGCAGGATGTTATGGGGTTCTCACCCACCGGCGCCGGGCTGGCGTTCCTGCCGCTCGCGGCCCTCATCATCGCCGTCGCGCCCTGCGCGCCCGCTCTGGCGCGCCGTTTCGGCGCGAACGTGGTCGTCGCGAGCGGGCTGGTGCTGGTCGCCGTGGGGATCGCGGGCGTCACGCTGCTCCAGCCGCACCATGGTTACCACGAGCTGGTGCCGGTGATGATGACGATCGGTGTCGGATCCGCGCTGACGACACCGCTCGGCGACGCTGTGCTCGGCGCGATGCCGGAGCGGTACGCCGGGGTGGCCAGTGGGGTGTTCAGTGTGTCGCGCGAGGTCTCGGGGATCTTCGGGATCGCCGCCGTGGGGGTCCTGGTGACCGCGGGCCGCGACTCCGCGCTGGCGGCGGGCCACTCTCCGGCGGAGGCGTTCATGCACGGCTACTCCACGGGACTATTCACCGCGGCGGCACTCGTCGCGGCCGGAGCCGTGCTGAGCCTGTGGGCCCTCCCCCGCCGAGGGAGGTGA
- a CDS encoding alpha/beta hydrolase, producing the protein MTDEEWLDERTVDVTIDSPAMGTGQPVRLIVPPGWDTETDAARTWPVLYLLHGGRDDYTSWTRETDVAELSARNQVIIAMPEGGRAGNYSDWYNYGRGGAPRWETFHLEEVWQVLRDRYGAGERRAVAGISSGGYGAVIYAARNPGMFTAAASYSGLLTPRTELSWTLLKAVMRNEGLDPYAMWGFPGLHEDVWRAHDPVAQAEGLRGTDLYLSSGTTGRPGDLDGDQGYGNSLGLGEAMCGSSLQTMRRVLDLHDIPATVHLYRRGTHSWPYWQRELHTSWPMLMDSLGAEDTHPEQA; encoded by the coding sequence GTGACCGATGAGGAATGGCTCGATGAGCGTACGGTCGACGTCACCATCGACTCTCCCGCCATGGGGACGGGCCAGCCGGTGCGGCTGATCGTCCCGCCCGGCTGGGACACGGAGACCGACGCGGCCCGGACCTGGCCGGTGCTCTACCTGCTGCACGGTGGCCGGGACGACTACACGTCGTGGACCCGGGAGACCGACGTGGCCGAGCTCAGCGCGCGCAACCAGGTCATCATCGCCATGCCCGAAGGCGGACGGGCGGGCAACTACAGCGACTGGTACAACTACGGCCGCGGAGGCGCACCCCGATGGGAGACCTTCCATCTGGAGGAGGTCTGGCAGGTGCTGCGCGACCGGTACGGGGCCGGCGAGCGGCGCGCCGTCGCCGGGATCTCGTCGGGCGGCTACGGTGCCGTGATCTACGCGGCGCGCAACCCCGGCATGTTCACGGCGGCCGCGTCCTACAGTGGGCTACTCACGCCCCGAACAGAGCTCTCGTGGACGTTGCTGAAGGCGGTTATGCGCAATGAAGGGCTGGACCCCTATGCCATGTGGGGCTTCCCCGGCCTGCACGAGGACGTGTGGCGCGCGCACGACCCCGTGGCGCAGGCCGAAGGGCTGCGCGGCACCGACCTGTACCTGTCCAGCGGCACCACGGGGCGGCCCGGTGACCTGGACGGCGACCAGGGGTACGGGAACTCGCTCGGTCTCGGTGAGGCGATGTGCGGCTCCAGCCTGCAGACGATGCGGCGCGTGCTGGATCTGCACGACATCCCGGCGACCGTGCACCTCTACCGGCGCGGCACCCACTCGTGGCCCTACTGGCAGCGGGAGCTGCACACCTCCTGGCCAATGCTGATGGACTCCCTCGGCGCCGAGGACACACACCCGGAACAGGCCTGA
- a CDS encoding MMPL family transporter, which yields MFDALGRLGHRGRWVVLVLTVAFVAFSLNWGSGIFGDLADGGFDDPRSESSRADSAARDHFSASGELIVAVRSPSMTVEDPGYKRSVRQMLGSVPEGMVAQTRHYWNSANPGDLVTLDRYGTYLLLSLHQGALDEEGAYEDLQEALRHPDLSVRLGGSPAVEHDLNAWTEKDLRRAELIAMPALLGMLLAVFGSVASAVLPLVLGMVSVLGSLTLLRALTLVTDVSVFAVNMVTMLGLGLAIDYSLLMVTRYREELLHRSPADALYTTVATAGRTVAFSALTVAGALCGLLLFPQMFLRSVGLGGVCVVLFALLSTLTLLPALLGLLGRRVESLSMPWRPRLAVPRHRRERPGPWRKGARMVMRHPLLAMLLVSVVLVLLTLPFFGARFGTVDARTLPPQAESRQVAEEIEYDPLGKSVAAVDVVVIGEPPEKAVQEYTGRLAELPGATTARVGDRAPDGGAVRISVQYDGDAMKQEARDLVREVRAEPAPEGANDVLVGGSTAAQMDLERSLADHLPGVVVAVLGITLVLLFAAFGSVLLPLKAVLMAALSLGASFGAIVWVFQEGNLAGLLGFTPTGTVEPTMLVLVLVVSFGLSTDYEVFLLSRARGEWLAGRDNVSAVTEGVHRTGGVITSAALLMCVVLLAFTTAGIAIVKLLGVGLLVAIVVDATLVRMVLVPATMRMLGGANWWLPRPLRRLHERIGFNEEEPVLTAPARSARGPAPHTPPRRPPERHPPTGRDDDEITQPPPSGPCRDHSRGAVHGVAPTDNGSGHPRGRVLSPGDR from the coding sequence ATGTTCGACGCGCTGGGTCGGCTCGGGCACCGAGGCAGATGGGTTGTCCTGGTGCTCACGGTCGCCTTTGTTGCCTTCTCCCTGAACTGGGGGAGCGGAATCTTCGGCGATCTCGCCGACGGGGGCTTCGACGACCCGCGATCCGAATCAAGCCGGGCCGACTCCGCTGCCCGCGACCATTTCAGTGCCAGCGGCGAGCTGATCGTGGCCGTGCGCAGCCCGAGCATGACCGTGGAGGACCCGGGCTATAAGCGCTCGGTGCGGCAGATGCTGGGCTCGGTGCCCGAGGGAATGGTGGCCCAGACCCGGCACTACTGGAACAGTGCCAACCCCGGCGACCTGGTCACACTGGACAGGTACGGCACCTATCTGCTGCTGTCGCTGCACCAAGGGGCCTTGGACGAAGAGGGTGCCTACGAGGACCTCCAGGAGGCCCTGCGCCACCCCGACCTCTCCGTCCGCCTGGGCGGTAGCCCGGCCGTCGAACACGACCTCAACGCCTGGACCGAGAAGGACCTGCGCCGCGCCGAGCTGATCGCGATGCCCGCGCTGCTGGGAATGCTCCTCGCGGTGTTCGGCAGCGTGGCGTCCGCGGTGCTGCCGCTGGTCCTCGGCATGGTCTCGGTCCTCGGCTCGCTCACGCTTCTGCGCGCGCTGACCCTAGTCACTGACGTCTCCGTGTTCGCCGTCAACATGGTCACCATGCTCGGGCTCGGCCTGGCGATCGACTACTCGTTGCTCATGGTCACCCGCTACCGGGAGGAGCTGCTCCACCGCAGCCCGGCCGACGCCCTGTACACGACCGTGGCCACGGCCGGCCGCACGGTCGCGTTCTCCGCCTTGACAGTGGCGGGAGCGCTGTGCGGGCTGCTGCTGTTCCCGCAGATGTTCCTCCGCTCGGTCGGCCTGGGCGGGGTCTGCGTCGTACTGTTCGCCCTGCTCAGCACGTTGACGCTGCTGCCGGCGCTGCTCGGGCTGCTCGGGCGGCGCGTCGAGTCGCTGAGCATGCCCTGGCGCCCCCGGCTGGCCGTGCCCCGGCACCGCCGCGAACGGCCCGGCCCGTGGCGGAAGGGCGCCCGAATGGTGATGCGGCACCCGTTGCTCGCCATGCTGTTGGTGTCCGTGGTGCTGGTGCTGCTGACCCTGCCGTTCTTCGGGGCGCGCTTCGGCACCGTTGACGCCCGGACGCTGCCCCCGCAGGCGGAGAGCCGGCAGGTCGCCGAAGAGATCGAGTACGACCCGTTGGGCAAGAGCGTTGCCGCTGTCGACGTGGTCGTCATCGGAGAGCCGCCCGAGAAGGCGGTGCAGGAGTACACCGGCCGACTCGCGGAGCTGCCCGGTGCGACCACCGCGAGAGTTGGTGACCGGGCGCCTGATGGCGGCGCCGTGCGGATCTCGGTGCAGTACGACGGGGACGCCATGAAGCAGGAGGCGCGCGACCTCGTCCGCGAAGTACGCGCGGAGCCCGCGCCCGAAGGGGCCAACGACGTGCTCGTGGGCGGGAGCACGGCTGCCCAGATGGACCTGGAGCGGAGCCTGGCGGACCACCTCCCCGGCGTGGTGGTGGCCGTGCTCGGGATCACGCTGGTGCTGCTGTTCGCCGCGTTCGGATCGGTCCTGCTGCCCCTGAAGGCCGTGCTGATGGCGGCGCTGTCGCTGGGCGCGTCCTTCGGCGCGATCGTGTGGGTGTTCCAGGAGGGCAACCTGGCCGGGCTGCTCGGTTTCACCCCGACCGGAACGGTCGAGCCGACGATGCTGGTGCTGGTCCTGGTGGTGTCGTTCGGGCTGTCCACGGACTACGAGGTGTTCCTGCTCAGCCGGGCCCGCGGGGAATGGCTCGCGGGACGGGACAACGTGTCGGCGGTGACGGAAGGCGTACACCGCACCGGTGGGGTGATCACCAGTGCGGCGCTGCTGATGTGCGTGGTTCTGCTCGCTTTCACCACGGCGGGGATAGCGATCGTGAAGCTGCTGGGCGTCGGCCTGCTGGTGGCGATCGTCGTCGACGCGACGCTCGTGCGCATGGTGCTGGTCCCCGCGACCATGCGGATGCTGGGCGGGGCGAACTGGTGGCTGCCGCGTCCGCTGCGCCGCCTGCACGAGCGGATCGGCTTCAACGAGGAGGAGCCGGTTCTCACCGCTCCGGCGAGGAGCGCCCGGGGACCGGCCCCGCACACCCCACCGCGGCGCCCCCCGGAACGCCATCCCCCTACCGGAAGGGACGACGATGAGATCACGCAACCGCCCCCGAGCGGCCCGTGCCGCGACCACTCTCGTGGCGCTGTGCACGGTGTTGCTCCTACCGACAACGGCTCTGGCCACCCCCGCGGCCGGGTCCTCTCCCCAGGTGACCGATGA
- a CDS encoding fatty acyl-AMP ligase: protein MPSPHLQHPSDLAPISSGEPLITRLARWSAERPDAPAYGFTDFSRDTTGTSHTLTWAQVARRVSALTARLSGSVASGDRVAILCPQGLDYVVSMLATLHTPAVAVPLFAPGLPGHGDRLRWTLRDCAPAAILTTSEVADQVEALFHDDNGPQAAGAEIIAVDEVVEAADAPGLPEPGHDPASTAYLQYTSGSTRQPTGVVLTHGNLSANVRQLWVAAVKDETETTTITTVGWLPLFHDMGLILTVAVPLLTGSRAEFMDPATFVMRPVRWLELLSRHEKVFSAAPNFGYEHCVKRVREADRAGLDLSGVRGLLNGAEPIRPETMRRFIETFEDRGLSPSALAPAYGLAEATVYVSMDTADRSPRTRVVDRDALAAGIVLELPEEGARTSTLVSCGSPVGQRVAIVDPEHRVELAEGSVGEIWVRGPNVAASYWGAPERGANVFGATLGGTERNGSWLRTGDLGALIEGELYVTGRAKDLVIADGRNHYPQDIEATVAAAHPHIRDGRVAAFAVPGDEGERLVVMAETRSGGSGAEAEPPDPELLTRTVRQAVSREHGLHLHELALVGGGEVRRTSSGKIARRACREDYLKDTGGAV, encoded by the coding sequence ATGCCATCGCCCCACCTGCAGCACCCGTCGGACCTCGCGCCCATTTCGTCCGGGGAACCGCTGATCACGCGGCTCGCGCGGTGGAGCGCCGAGCGGCCGGACGCGCCCGCCTACGGGTTCACCGACTTCTCGCGGGATACCACCGGAACCTCGCACACCCTGACGTGGGCGCAGGTCGCCCGAAGGGTCAGTGCGCTGACCGCGCGGCTGTCCGGCTCGGTTGCCAGCGGCGACCGGGTCGCGATCCTGTGCCCCCAAGGGCTGGATTACGTCGTCTCGATGCTCGCGACGCTGCACACACCGGCTGTGGCCGTTCCGCTGTTCGCCCCCGGCCTTCCGGGGCACGGTGATCGTCTGCGGTGGACGCTGCGGGACTGCGCGCCGGCCGCCATCCTCACCACCTCCGAGGTAGCCGACCAGGTTGAGGCGCTGTTCCACGACGACAATGGGCCCCAAGCTGCTGGCGCCGAGATCATCGCAGTGGATGAGGTGGTGGAGGCCGCGGACGCGCCGGGCCTGCCCGAACCGGGTCACGACCCCGCGAGCACGGCCTACCTGCAGTACACGTCGGGATCCACCCGGCAGCCCACCGGCGTCGTACTCACCCACGGCAACCTCTCCGCCAACGTGCGGCAACTGTGGGTGGCGGCCGTCAAGGACGAAACCGAGACCACTACCATCACCACCGTCGGCTGGCTCCCGCTCTTCCACGACATGGGCCTGATCCTGACCGTGGCCGTCCCGCTGCTGACCGGCAGCCGCGCGGAGTTCATGGATCCGGCGACGTTCGTCATGAGGCCGGTTCGCTGGCTGGAGCTGCTGTCGCGCCATGAGAAGGTCTTCAGCGCCGCCCCCAACTTCGGGTACGAGCACTGCGTCAAGCGGGTCCGCGAGGCCGACAGGGCCGGACTTGACCTGAGCGGTGTCCGGGGGCTGCTCAACGGGGCGGAACCGATCCGTCCCGAGACGATGCGCCGCTTCATCGAGACGTTCGAGGACCGCGGCCTGAGCCCCTCGGCGCTGGCCCCGGCCTACGGGTTGGCCGAGGCCACCGTCTACGTGAGCATGGACACCGCCGACCGGTCGCCGCGGACGCGCGTTGTCGACCGCGACGCGCTGGCGGCCGGCATCGTGCTGGAGCTGCCGGAGGAGGGCGCGCGCACCTCCACCCTGGTCTCGTGCGGCTCGCCGGTCGGGCAGCGGGTGGCCATCGTCGACCCGGAGCACCGGGTCGAGCTCGCCGAGGGCAGTGTTGGCGAGATCTGGGTGCGCGGCCCCAACGTCGCGGCCTCCTACTGGGGCGCCCCGGAACGCGGTGCCAACGTCTTCGGCGCGACGCTGGGCGGCACGGAGCGGAACGGATCGTGGCTGCGTACCGGGGACCTCGGCGCCCTCATCGAGGGCGAGCTGTATGTGACGGGGCGCGCCAAGGATCTCGTCATCGCCGACGGACGCAACCACTACCCGCAGGACATCGAGGCGACCGTCGCCGCGGCGCACCCGCACATCCGCGACGGCAGAGTCGCGGCGTTCGCGGTTCCCGGAGACGAGGGGGAGCGGCTGGTTGTCATGGCCGAGACCAGGTCGGGCGGGTCCGGCGCGGAGGCGGAGCCGCCCGACCCGGAGCTGCTGACCCGGACGGTGCGCCAAGCAGTAAGTCGGGAGCACGGCCTGCACCTGCACGAGCTGGCGCTCGTCGGCGGCGGGGAGGTTCGTCGCACCTCCAGCGGCAAGATCGCCCGGCGAGCGTGCCGGGAGGACTACCTGAAGGACACGGGCGGCGCGGTGTGA
- a CDS encoding tryptophan--tRNA ligase gives MAATTTYLTGIQTSGEPHIGNYVGAIKPALAAVESHDTKYFLADYHSLNAVKDPEKLRHDVRSVAAAWLACGLDPARTLIYRQSSIPEVFELMVILTNVTAKGLMNRSHAYKAARDRNEAAGASDLDGGVNMGLFNYPILMAADILVMETDYVPVGRDQQQHIEYTADIAKAFNHHYGEHYAFPIPQGVYPEGESSVLPGIDGRKMSKSYDNHIPMFLPENRLKKLVRRIPTDSTPVEAPKDPDTSSVFQLLRQFASEDQAAATRKRLEAGGMGWGELKNELFEVLNATFGPMRERYTELMEPGSALDGILAEGAERARERSRATLAKVRAAVGID, from the coding sequence ATGGCAGCGACCACGACCTATCTCACGGGCATCCAGACCTCGGGCGAGCCGCACATCGGCAACTACGTCGGCGCGATCAAGCCGGCGTTGGCCGCCGTCGAGTCGCACGACACCAAGTACTTCCTGGCCGACTACCACTCGCTCAACGCGGTCAAGGACCCGGAGAAGCTCCGCCACGACGTCCGGTCGGTCGCCGCCGCGTGGCTCGCCTGCGGGCTCGACCCCGCCCGCACCCTCATCTACCGGCAGTCGAGCATCCCCGAGGTGTTCGAGCTGATGGTGATCCTGACCAACGTCACCGCCAAGGGGCTGATGAACCGCTCGCACGCCTACAAGGCCGCGCGCGACCGCAACGAAGCGGCCGGGGCCAGCGACCTCGACGGCGGCGTGAACATGGGACTGTTCAACTACCCCATTCTCATGGCGGCCGACATCCTCGTCATGGAGACCGACTACGTGCCCGTGGGCCGCGACCAGCAGCAGCACATCGAGTACACGGCCGACATCGCGAAGGCGTTCAACCACCACTACGGCGAGCACTACGCGTTCCCCATCCCGCAGGGTGTCTACCCCGAGGGCGAGTCCAGCGTGCTGCCGGGGATCGACGGCCGCAAGATGAGCAAGTCCTACGACAACCACATCCCGATGTTCCTGCCGGAGAACCGGCTGAAGAAGCTGGTGCGGCGCATCCCCACCGACTCCACGCCAGTGGAGGCCCCCAAGGACCCCGACACCTCGTCCGTCTTCCAGCTCCTGCGCCAGTTCGCGAGCGAGGACCAGGCGGCCGCCACACGCAAGCGTCTGGAGGCCGGCGGCATGGGCTGGGGAGAGCTGAAGAACGAGCTGTTCGAGGTGCTCAACGCGACGTTCGGCCCAATGCGGGAGCGCTACACGGAGCTCATGGAGCCCGGCAGCGCCCTCGATGGCATCCTCGCCGAAGGCGCGGAACGCGCCCGCGAGCGCAGCCGGGCCACGCTGGCGAAGGTCCGCGCGGCGGTCGGGATCGACTAG
- a CDS encoding DEAD/DEAH box helicase, producing the protein MTLLATSTEERLSGLRQWQREAFAEYFRRDPRDFLAVATPGAGKTTFALTLASELLARHAIRAITVVCPTEHLKKQWAEAAAEFGIAIDPDFKNGQGALGRQYAGAAVTYAQVAAHPMLHRNRTEDRRTLVVFDEVHHAGDALSWGEAVREAFDPAARRLSLTGTPFRTDVNPIPFVDYVQDHTGVRRCAWDYSYGYAPALADGVVRPVIFMAYSGEMRWRTKTGDELAARLGEPLTQDALAQAWKAALDPKGDWISRVLEAADRRLTEVRNSTPDAGGLVVATDHEHARAYARILRRITGRSATVVLSDDPGASKKIKQFAETDDRWMVAVRMVSEGVDVPRLMVGVYATSTSTALFFAQVVGRFVRVRQRGEVASVFLPSVPTLLEYAGEMERERDHVLDRPPRDDDFDAEQDLVDEARKKRDTPDAGEELPFETMEASAEFDRALYDGSEFGGGGAPGSPEEEDFLGLPGLLEPEQVSKLLRKRKTEQQANERKAPDSGAEREAPTHEVLAELRKELNSLVGAWHHRTSRPHSVIHNELRRVCGGPPIAQASAEEIRQRIAKIREWATGGR; encoded by the coding sequence ATGACGCTTCTCGCGACCAGTACGGAGGAACGGCTGAGTGGCCTGCGCCAGTGGCAGCGCGAGGCCTTCGCGGAGTACTTCCGGCGCGACCCGCGCGACTTCCTCGCGGTCGCCACGCCGGGGGCGGGCAAGACCACGTTCGCGCTGACGCTCGCGAGCGAGCTGCTGGCGCGGCACGCGATCCGGGCGATCACCGTCGTCTGCCCGACCGAGCATCTGAAGAAACAGTGGGCGGAGGCCGCGGCCGAGTTCGGGATCGCCATCGACCCCGACTTCAAGAACGGTCAGGGCGCCCTCGGCCGGCAGTACGCCGGAGCGGCCGTTACCTACGCCCAGGTCGCCGCGCACCCGATGCTGCACCGCAACCGCACCGAGGACCGGCGCACCCTTGTGGTGTTCGACGAGGTGCACCACGCTGGCGACGCGCTCTCCTGGGGCGAGGCTGTCCGCGAGGCGTTCGACCCGGCCGCCCGGCGGCTCTCGTTGACGGGCACCCCGTTCCGCACCGACGTCAACCCGATCCCGTTCGTCGACTACGTCCAGGACCACACGGGCGTGCGCCGGTGCGCGTGGGACTACAGCTACGGCTACGCGCCAGCGCTGGCCGACGGGGTCGTGCGCCCGGTCATCTTCATGGCCTACTCGGGCGAGATGCGCTGGCGCACCAAGACCGGCGACGAGCTGGCCGCGCGGCTGGGGGAGCCGCTCACCCAGGACGCGCTCGCCCAGGCGTGGAAGGCCGCGCTCGACCCCAAGGGCGACTGGATCTCGCGGGTGCTGGAAGCGGCCGACCGCCGGCTCACCGAGGTCCGCAACAGCACCCCCGACGCCGGCGGGCTGGTGGTCGCTACCGACCACGAACACGCCCGCGCCTATGCGCGGATCCTGCGCCGGATCACCGGGCGCTCGGCCACCGTCGTGCTCTCCGACGACCCAGGGGCCAGCAAGAAGATCAAACAGTTCGCCGAGACCGACGACCGCTGGATGGTGGCGGTGCGCATGGTCTCCGAAGGGGTGGACGTCCCGCGGCTGATGGTCGGGGTCTATGCCACCTCCACCAGCACGGCGCTGTTCTTTGCCCAGGTCGTGGGGCGGTTTGTGCGAGTGCGGCAGCGCGGCGAGGTGGCTTCGGTGTTCCTGCCGTCGGTCCCGACCCTGCTGGAGTACGCCGGCGAGATGGAGCGCGAGCGCGACCACGTGCTCGACCGGCCGCCCAGGGACGACGACTTCGACGCGGAGCAGGACCTGGTCGACGAGGCGCGCAAGAAACGCGACACACCGGACGCCGGCGAGGAGCTGCCGTTCGAGACGATGGAGGCCTCGGCGGAGTTCGACCGCGCTCTCTACGACGGCTCCGAGTTCGGTGGCGGGGGCGCGCCCGGGTCACCCGAGGAGGAGGACTTCCTCGGCCTGCCCGGGCTGCTGGAACCGGAGCAGGTGTCCAAGCTGCTCCGCAAGCGCAAGACGGAGCAGCAGGCCAATGAGCGCAAGGCTCCCGACTCCGGGGCCGAGCGGGAGGCGCCCACCCACGAGGTGCTGGCCGAGCTCCGCAAGGAGCTCAACAGCCTGGTCGGCGCCTGGCACCACCGAACGAGCCGGCCGCACAGCGTGATCCACAACGAGCTGCGCCGTGTCTGCGGGGGTCCGCCCATCGCGCAGGCGTCGGCCGAGGAGATCCGGCAGCGCATCGCCAAGATCCGCGAGTGGGCCACCGGGGGGCGGTGA
- a CDS encoding class E sortase, whose product MDSTTEQPAAPAAGHGGRGRRRKPTRRAPTTGDVVRGTIRFFGELLFTAGILMLFYALYEVYGGQGETDREQDELAQGLEEQWDEPGVEQGPDSDPLPGSANSRMYIPELDLDWIVVNGVSQEDIRYSPGHYPGSANAGENGNYAVAGHRTPNIFWDLDQLSDGDDIVLEDAENFYTYEVIETEVITPDQVEVVDPDPFDSENNDDPERTLLTLTTCHPKLQNVQRFIVHAEMSETRSKDDGMPENIADMAPENADSGEG is encoded by the coding sequence ATGGACTCCACAACCGAGCAGCCCGCTGCCCCCGCAGCCGGGCATGGCGGGCGCGGCCGCCGCCGGAAACCCACTCGGCGTGCGCCGACAACCGGCGACGTCGTGCGCGGCACGATCCGCTTCTTCGGTGAGCTGCTCTTCACCGCTGGGATCCTCATGCTGTTCTACGCGCTCTACGAGGTCTACGGCGGGCAGGGCGAGACCGACCGCGAGCAGGACGAGCTGGCACAGGGGCTTGAGGAGCAGTGGGACGAGCCCGGAGTTGAGCAGGGGCCCGACTCCGATCCGCTGCCGGGTTCGGCGAACAGCCGCATGTACATCCCCGAGCTGGACCTGGACTGGATCGTCGTCAACGGCGTCAGCCAGGAGGACATCAGGTACAGCCCCGGCCACTACCCGGGCAGCGCCAACGCCGGCGAGAACGGTAACTACGCTGTCGCCGGACACCGCACCCCGAACATTTTCTGGGACCTCGACCAGCTCTCCGACGGTGACGACATCGTCCTCGAGGACGCCGAGAACTTCTACACCTACGAGGTCATCGAGACCGAGGTAATCACGCCCGACCAGGTCGAGGTGGTCGACCCCGACCCGTTCGACTCGGAGAACAACGACGATCCCGAACGGACGTTGCTGACCCTCACGACCTGCCACCCGAAGCTGCAGAACGTGCAACGGTTCATCGTGCACGCCGAGATGAGCGAGACCCGTTCCAAGGACGACGGCATGCCGGAGAACATCGCCGACATGGCGCCCGAGAACGCCGACAGTGGGGAGGGATGA
- a CDS encoding DUF3039 domain-containing protein encodes MSMDADTKVRPDTDTRPDTRHDDGDRERYAHYVQKEKITESAVTGSPVIALCGKVWVPNRDPKKYPVCPECKDIYAEMTK; translated from the coding sequence ATGTCGATGGATGCTGACACCAAGGTGCGCCCGGATACCGATACTCGGCCAGACACCCGGCACGATGACGGCGACCGCGAGCGGTACGCCCATTACGTGCAGAAGGAGAAGATCACTGAGAGCGCCGTCACTGGCAGCCCGGTGATCGCGCTGTGCGGCAAGGTGTGGGTGCCCAACCGCGACCCCAAGAAGTACCCGGTCTGCCCGGAGTGCAAGGACATCTACGCGGAGATGACGAAGTAG
- a CDS encoding YqgE/AlgH family protein — protein MDQPLLTGLLLVATPVLEDPNFRRSVVLVVDDNTDEGTVGVIVNRPSETAVSDVLSGWGGFASDPAVMFAGGPVGTEAGLALGVPASSKDAPLGWRPLERLGEESQVSGLGVVDLETPPEVLGGGLEALRVFAGYAGWGTEQLRAEIDEGAWYVLPATDADVFSAEPENLWSRVLRRQGGDLALVSTFPEDPRLN, from the coding sequence ATGGACCAGCCGCTCCTCACCGGGCTCCTGCTGGTGGCGACGCCTGTGCTGGAGGATCCCAACTTCCGGCGGTCGGTTGTGCTGGTGGTCGACGACAACACCGACGAGGGCACCGTCGGCGTGATCGTGAACCGGCCCTCGGAGACGGCGGTCAGCGACGTGCTGTCCGGCTGGGGCGGCTTCGCCAGCGACCCCGCGGTGATGTTCGCCGGCGGGCCCGTGGGCACCGAGGCAGGGCTGGCGCTGGGCGTCCCCGCCAGTAGTAAGGACGCTCCTCTGGGGTGGCGGCCGCTGGAGCGGCTTGGGGAGGAGTCCCAGGTGTCCGGGCTGGGGGTCGTGGACCTGGAGACCCCACCCGAGGTCCTGGGCGGCGGGCTCGAAGCACTGCGGGTCTTCGCCGGGTACGCGGGCTGGGGCACGGAGCAGCTGCGCGCGGAGATCGACGAGGGGGCGTGGTACGTTCTTCCGGCCACCGACGCCGACGTCTTCTCGGCCGAGCCGGAAAACCTGTGGTCGCGCGTCCTCCGGCGCCAAGGAGGAGATCTCGCCTTGGTATCGACCTTCCCCGAAGATCCCAGACTGAACTGA